GCGCCCGGTCGGACTCCCCCATCGCCCAGAGCGCGAGCGCGAGTTCACAGCTCTCGCCGCCCGTCACCCACGGATTGGGCAGCACGCAGCGCACGCCCAGGTCCGGTACGACGAACTCGTCCCAGCGCTGCTCGATCCGGGCCTTCGCCTCGGCTCCGGTCAGCGCCCCGCCCAGGACCGGGTAGTACCAGTCCATCGAGTAGTGGTTCTTGTCGAGGAACCGCTCGGGGTGCCGGCGCACGGCGTGCGCGAGCGCGCCCGCCGCCACCTCCCAGTCGGGCTGCGGCTCCTCGCGGCACTCGGCGATCGCGAGCGCGCAGCGCAGCGCCTGGTGGATGGAGGAGGAACCGGTCAGCAGCCCGTCGGCGACCACCGTCCCGTCCGCCTCGCGCTTCCAGCCGATCTGGCCGCCGGGCTGCTGGAGCCCGAGGACGAATTCGACGGCGGCGAAGACGACGGGCCACATCCGGTCGAGGAACGGGTCGTCGCCGGTGGCCAGGTAGTGGTGCCAGACCCCGACCGCTATGTAGGCGGTGAAGTTGGACTCCTTGCCCGCGTCCTGCGGGGCCTCGGTGTCCACGCCTTCGGGGCGGTCGGCGTAGGCGGCGTACCAGGAGCCGTCCTCGTTCTGGTGGGCCGCCAGCCACGCGTACGCCCGCGCGGCGGCCTCGTGCTCGCCCGCCACGTCCAGGGCCATCGCGGCCTCGGTGTGGTCCCACGGGTCGAGGTGGTGACCGCGGAACCACGGGATGGCCCCGTCCGCGCGCTGCGCGGCGAGGATCCCGGCGACGGTCACGGCGGCCTGCTCGGCCGTCAGTACGCCGTCCAGGACGAGGTGCTCGGTGCGCCCGGGCGAGGTCACTTGGCGGCGCCGACGGGCAGGTGGGGCTTGGTCGCGTAGGCCACGAAGCTCTTGCCGATGACCGGGTTGAGGGCCTGCTCGGCGAGCCGGGTCGCGAGGGGCTTCTTCATGATGTCCCAGACCAGGAGCTTGTGGTACGCCTTCACGGGCAGCGCCTTGTCGTTGTCCACGCCGAAGGCGCACTTCAGCCACCAGTACGGCGAGTGCAGGCCGTGCGCGTGGTGCGTGCCGTACGGCTTGAGACCGGCCTGCTCCATCTTCCCGAGCAGCTCGTCGGCCTTGTAGATGCGGATGTGGCCGCCCTCGACCTCGTGGTAGGCGTCGCTGAGCGCCCAGCAGATCTTCTCGGGGCCGTAGCGCGGGACGGTGATGGCGATGCGGCCGCCCGGCTTGAGCACCCGGACCATCTCGGCGAGCACGCCCTTGTCGTCGGGGATGTGCTCCATGACCTCGGAGATGATCACGACGTCGAAGGAGTCGTCGGGGAAGGGCAGCGCGAGCGCGTCGCCCTCCATCGCGGTGGCGGTGGCCCCGGCCGGGGCCTCACCGGCCTCCTTCATGGCCGCGAACCACTTGGCGACCTCGCGGATCTCCTCGCCGTTGCGGTCCACGGCGACCACGTGGGCGCCGCGCCGGTAGCACTCGAAGGCGTGCCGGCCTGCGCCGCAGCCCAGATCGAGCACGCGATCGCCCGCGGCCAGCGGGAACCTGGAGAAATCGACGGTCAGCACGCGGTCCTGCCTTCGCGGTCAAGGTGGGTGGGGGTGGGAGGAGGTGACGGAGGTCATCGACCGGCGCGGGCGGCCCGTTCGATGGCGGCCCGGTAGTGCACCACGGTGCCCTGGGCGGCTCTGGCCCAGGTGAACCGGTCCAGCACCCGCGCGCGCCCGGCGCTGCCGAGGCGGGCCCGCAGCTGCGGATCGCCGAGCAGCCGGCCCAGCGCGGCGGCCAGCGCCCCCGCGTCACCGGGCGGCACGGCGAGGCAGGTCTCGCCGTCGGCGCCCGTCACCTCGGGGATCGCCCCGCCGGTGGTGGCCACCAGCGGGGTGCCGGTGGCCATCGCCTCGGCCGCCGGGAGCGAGAAGCCTTCGTAGAGGGAGGGCACGCAGGCGACCTGCGCGCTGCGCACGAGGTCGACGAGTTCGGTGTCGGTGATGCCCTTGACGAACTGGACCGCGTCTTCGAGCCCGTACTTCTCGATGGCCCGGGCGACCGGCCCGCGCTCGGCGCGCTTGCCGACGACGACGAGGTGCGCGCCGGGCTGCTCGGTGCGCAGCTTGGCGAGCGCCTCCACGAGGTGGACCAGGCCCTTGAGCGGTACGTCCGCACTGGAGGTGGTGACGATCCGGCCCGGGATCTCGGCGACGGACGGGTCCGGCGACCACAGGTCGGTGTCGGCGCCGATGTGCACGACGTGGATGCGGTCGTCCCGGACGCCGAGGTGGTCGGCGATCTCCTGCTGTGAGGAACCGGAGACGGTCAGGACCGTGGGCAGCCGGCGGGCCACCCGGCCCTGCATGCGGGTGAAGCCGTACCAACGGCGCACCGAGAGGCGCTTCTTGCGGTCCTTCGCGGCGGCAAGGTCGAGCTTCCGGTCCACCGTGATCGGGTGGTGGACGGTGGTGACCAGGGGTGCGCCCAGGTCGGCCAACAGGCCGTAGCCCAGGGTCTGGTTGTCGTGGATGACGTCGAACTCGCCGCGCCGGGCCGCCAGGTGGCGGCGGGCCCGCAGCGAGAAGGTCAGGGGTTCGGGGAAGCCACCGGTCCACATGGTGGCGACCTCCAGGGCGTCGATCCAGTCCCGGTACTCATCGCGCTTGGGGGTGCGGAAGGGGTCGGGGCTGCGGTAGAGGTCCAGGCTGGGCAGCTCGGTGAGCGTGGCGCCCGTGTCGAGCACCGGATAGGGCTGCGCGCCGATGACTTCGACGGAGTGCCCCAGGCGGACCAGCTCCCGCGCGAGGTGGCGGACGTAGACGCCCTGGCCACCGCAGAACGGGTTCCCCTTGTAGGTGAGGAGTGCGATGCGCAACGGGCGGTCGCCGTCAGTGGCGGAACCCACGAAAGGGCTCGTCACCATGGCCTCAGCGGTCACTCCCGGCCCCCTTCTCACTGCACTTTCGCCGGAGCGTAACCGCTCGGATAATGTAGAACAAGTTTCAGACTTGATCCGTTGAAGACCATTGAATCTACCGGCCGGAAACCACACCGTAAGAGCCGGAGCAGGTGATTCGCGCCACGGCTGACCCGCCTGCCATGCTGACCACGGAACAGCCTCGGAGCGGTGCGAATGGATACCTCGGAACGCCACGGAACGGGACACATGACAGCGGAAGCCAAGGCCCTCGCCACGCCGGCGTCCCCGCCCCTGACGGAGCGGCAGGAAGCCCGCCGCCGCAGGATCCTGCACGCCAGCGCACAGCTGGCCAGCCGGGGCGGGTTCGACGCGGTCCAGATGCGGGAGGTCGCGGAGTCGTCCAGCGTCGCGCTGGGCACGCTGTACCGGTACTTCCCCTCCAAGGTGCACCTGCTGGTCGCGACCATGCAGGACCAGCTCCAGCACATGCACACCACCCTGCGCAAACGCCCCCCGGTCGCCGACAGCCCGGCCGAAGCCGTCGCGGAAACGCTCATGCGCGCCTTCCGCGCCCTCCAGCGCGAACCGCACCTGGCCGACGCCATGGTGCGCGCCCTGACCTTCGCGGACCGCAGCGTGAGCCCCGAGGTGGACACCGTCTCCCGGCTGACCACGGCGATCATCCTGGACGCGATGGGCCTGGACGCCCCGCCCACGGCCGAACAGCTCTCGGCGGTCCGCGTCATCGAGCACACCTGGCACTCGGCCCTGATCACCTGGCTCTCGGGCCGCGCGTCGATCGCCCAGGTGAAGATCGACATCGAAACGGTCTGCCGCCTGATCGACCTGACGGTCCCGGCCCCGCGGGCGGGGTCGGGGCCCACAGGTTCGGCTGAAACCGGGCGGTAGGAGGGGCCCGGCTGCGCCGGGTGCGGCTTCGCCGCAGAGGCGGTGGCTTCGGGCGTCCGGGGTCAGGGAGGTTCCGGGGGCTGCCCGCCAGTTCAACTGTCTCTTCGCGGTGCCGCGCCCTGTCAAGGGCGCTCCCTGCGGTCGCGTCGCTACGCGATGGCCTACGGCCACCCTTGACAGGGCACGTCCCCACGAAAAGCCAAGAACTGTCGGGCGGCCCCCGGGGGAAGGCATGGGGGACCTGGTCCCATCGGCCACATCTTGATCACCGGCCCAGGGTCTGGGTGAGCCCAAGCCGCGCCCTCCGGGCGAACAGGCAACAGACGACAAGCAACAAGCACGCGGGCAGATCGCTACACAGTTGCGCTCGGGGAGGCGTCTGCGGGCTGTTTGCGCCTGGAACTTCGCTCAGGCCGAAGTGGAGACGGGTCAAGCGGTCGTCCGCCCCAAGATAGGGGCTCCAAAGCGCCACAAAAGGGGCATCTTGGAGGGGTGTTGAGTGTCGGGGGCAGCTTGACCCGACTCCATGCTCGTCCAGCCGAGCTTTCGGCCTTCCCGCACCGTCCACCAGCCCAAAACGGGCCGCAGACGCCGCCCCCAGAGGAGCGCGTAGCGATATAGGTGCGGCTTGTCGCTTGTCCGCCCGGAGGGCGCGGCTTGGCCGCACCCGGGACCGGGCCCGCCCGCTCCCACCCCTGGATCGTGGATCAGGTCCCCCATGCCTTCCCCCGGGGGCCGCCCGACAGTTCTTGGCTTTTCGTGACGGGGTGGTCTGTCAAGGGTGGCCGAAGGCCATCGCGAAGCGACGCGACGAAGGAGCGCCCTTGACAGGCCGCACCGGCACGAAGAGACAGTTGAACTGGCGGGCAGCCCCCGGAACCTCCCCGACCCCGGACGCTCGGAACGAACCCCCCGCGGCGCAGCCGCGCCCCGGCGCCAGCCGGGTTACTCCTCCGGTGGGAACACCAGCTCCCCGCTCCCCGCCAAGGTGATCGTGATGGCCTCGACCGGGCAGCCCTCGGCCGCTGTGAGGACCGGTTCGCTGGCGTCCGTATCCGGCGTGCTCGGGTGGGACTGGCGGGCCGAGTCCAGGGTGAAGCCCGTGGGGGCATGGTTCACGCACATGCCCGATCCGATGCAGACACCTCTGTCCACCTCTACGTGCCAGCGGTCCCCCATCACTCCCCACCTTCGGTGACCGGCGCCTGGTACCCGCCCGGCAGGCAGATCATCTTCGCTTCCAGGTACTCGCTCAGGCCCTCCGGGCCGAACTCACGGCCCAGACCACTGTTCTTGTAGCCGCCGAACGGGCCGAGCATGTCCAGGCTGAAGGTGTTCACGTTGAAGACGCCCGTGCGGATCCGGCGGCCGAAGTCGATGCCGTGCTCG
This is a stretch of genomic DNA from Streptomyces sp. NBC_00536. It encodes these proteins:
- a CDS encoding TetR family transcriptional regulator; translated protein: MTAEAKALATPASPPLTERQEARRRRILHASAQLASRGGFDAVQMREVAESSSVALGTLYRYFPSKVHLLVATMQDQLQHMHTTLRKRPPVADSPAEAVAETLMRAFRALQREPHLADAMVRALTFADRSVSPEVDTVSRLTTAIILDAMGLDAPPTAEQLSAVRVIEHTWHSALITWLSGRASIAQVKIDIETVCRLIDLTVPAPRAGSGPTGSAETGR
- a CDS encoding ferredoxin — its product is MGDRWHVEVDRGVCIGSGMCVNHAPTGFTLDSARQSHPSTPDTDASEPVLTAAEGCPVEAITITLAGSGELVFPPEE
- a CDS encoding prenyltransferase produces the protein MTSPGRTEHLVLDGVLTAEQAAVTVAGILAAQRADGAIPWFRGHHLDPWDHTEAAMALDVAGEHEAAARAYAWLAAHQNEDGSWYAAYADRPEGVDTEAPQDAGKESNFTAYIAVGVWHHYLATGDDPFLDRMWPVVFAAVEFVLGLQQPGGQIGWKREADGTVVADGLLTGSSSIHQALRCALAIAECREEPQPDWEVAAGALAHAVRRHPERFLDKNHYSMDWYYPVLGGALTGAEAKARIEQRWDEFVVPDLGVRCVLPNPWVTGGESCELALALWAMGESDRALEILRSITHLRAENGMYWTGYVFEDGKVWPVEQTTWTAASLLLAVAALGGDEPTTAVFGGLALPDGLDPDCC
- a CDS encoding glycosyltransferase family 4 protein, which gives rise to MTAEAMVTSPFVGSATDGDRPLRIALLTYKGNPFCGGQGVYVRHLARELVRLGHSVEVIGAQPYPVLDTGATLTELPSLDLYRSPDPFRTPKRDEYRDWIDALEVATMWTGGFPEPLTFSLRARRHLAARRGEFDVIHDNQTLGYGLLADLGAPLVTTVHHPITVDRKLDLAAAKDRKKRLSVRRWYGFTRMQGRVARRLPTVLTVSGSSQQEIADHLGVRDDRIHVVHIGADTDLWSPDPSVAEIPGRIVTTSSADVPLKGLVHLVEALAKLRTEQPGAHLVVVGKRAERGPVARAIEKYGLEDAVQFVKGITDTELVDLVRSAQVACVPSLYEGFSLPAAEAMATGTPLVATTGGAIPEVTGADGETCLAVPPGDAGALAAALGRLLGDPQLRARLGSAGRARVLDRFTWARAAQGTVVHYRAAIERAARAGR
- a CDS encoding class I SAM-dependent methyltransferase, with product MLTVDFSRFPLAAGDRVLDLGCGAGRHAFECYRRGAHVVAVDRNGEEIREVAKWFAAMKEAGEAPAGATATAMEGDALALPFPDDSFDVVIISEVMEHIPDDKGVLAEMVRVLKPGGRIAITVPRYGPEKICWALSDAYHEVEGGHIRIYKADELLGKMEQAGLKPYGTHHAHGLHSPYWWLKCAFGVDNDKALPVKAYHKLLVWDIMKKPLATRLAEQALNPVIGKSFVAYATKPHLPVGAAK